In Streptococcus uberis, a single window of DNA contains:
- a CDS encoding branched-chain amino acid aminotransferase → MTVEIDWDNLGFEYHKLPYRYVSYYKDGQWDNGQLSEDATLHISEASPALHYGQQAFEGLKAYRTKDGSIQLFRPDRNAARLQATADRLLMPQVPTEQFIDAVKQVVKANEDYVPPYGTGATLYLRPLLIGVGDIIGVKPANEYIFTVFAMPVGAYFKGGLVPTNFIVSEDYDRAAPYGTGAAKVGGNYAGSLLPGKQAKSNGYSDVIYLDPATHTKIEEVGAANFFGITADNEFVTPLSPSILPSITKYSLLELAEKRLGMTVIEGDVPIAELDRFVEAGACGTAAVISPIGGIQFKDKRHVFYSETEVGPVTRRLYDELVGIQFGDIEAPEGWIVKVD, encoded by the coding sequence ATGACAGTAGAAATTGATTGGGATAACCTAGGATTTGAATATCATAAATTACCATATAGATATGTTTCGTATTATAAGGATGGTCAATGGGACAATGGTCAATTGTCTGAAGACGCTACTTTACATATTTCTGAAGCTTCGCCAGCCTTACATTATGGGCAACAAGCTTTTGAAGGGTTAAAAGCTTATCGTACCAAAGATGGTTCTATTCAATTGTTTAGACCTGATCGTAATGCTGCCCGCCTTCAAGCAACAGCTGATCGCCTCCTAATGCCTCAAGTTCCAACAGAACAATTTATTGATGCCGTTAAACAAGTGGTTAAAGCGAATGAAGACTATGTTCCTCCATATGGAACAGGTGCGACACTTTATTTACGACCACTCTTAATTGGTGTAGGTGATATTATTGGTGTAAAACCAGCAAATGAATATATTTTTACTGTTTTTGCAATGCCGGTAGGTGCTTATTTCAAAGGTGGTCTTGTTCCAACAAACTTTATTGTATCAGAAGACTATGACCGTGCAGCTCCTTATGGAACAGGTGCTGCTAAAGTAGGTGGAAACTATGCCGGATCCCTTCTTCCAGGTAAACAGGCTAAATCAAATGGCTATTCCGATGTGATTTACTTAGATCCTGCAACGCACACTAAAATTGAAGAAGTAGGTGCAGCCAATTTCTTTGGTATTACTGCTGATAACGAATTTGTAACGCCACTTAGTCCATCAATTCTGCCATCTATCACTAAATACTCTCTTCTTGAGCTTGCTGAAAAGAGACTTGGGATGACTGTTATTGAAGGTGATGTTCCAATTGCTGAACTTGACCGTTTTGTTGAAGCGGGTGCTTGTGGAACGGCAGCTGTCATTTCACCAATCGGAGGTATCCAATTCAAGGATAAACGTCACGTTTTCTATTCTGAAACAGAAGTAGGTCCGGTTACTCGTCGTCTTTATGACGAGTTAGTTGGCATTCAGTTTGGTGATATTGAAGCACCAGAAGGTTGGATTGTTAAAGTTGATTAA
- a CDS encoding DUF3862 domain-containing protein has product MKTQKSITLLLLSVLCFSLGACSIKESNASKKGEKTALTAKKNEPASHQDKRLAFEKIKVATAQEQFKGGTSIEELKELFGEPSSFEQKPAGNVTLDHYTWTFDRVSIQVNLFENSTIVKSITNFAFNRDLNISLKDYNKIKKGMSYNEVTKILTEPDDYSHASSSDKSQLQAIWVSGLKTKTRGSHISLLFENDQLIEMSQTGLID; this is encoded by the coding sequence ATGAAAACACAAAAATCAATAACACTACTTTTACTTTCCGTCTTATGCTTTTCGCTAGGAGCATGTTCTATCAAGGAATCAAATGCTTCGAAGAAAGGGGAAAAAACTGCATTAACAGCCAAAAAAAATGAACCCGCTAGCCATCAAGACAAGCGATTGGCTTTTGAAAAAATAAAAGTTGCTACTGCTCAGGAACAATTCAAGGGCGGAACCAGTATAGAAGAGTTAAAAGAGCTCTTTGGAGAACCTAGCAGTTTTGAACAGAAGCCTGCTGGTAATGTAACCCTGGATCACTATACTTGGACCTTTGATCGCGTTTCCATTCAAGTCAACCTTTTTGAAAATAGTACTATTGTTAAATCCATTACTAATTTTGCCTTTAATCGTGATTTAAACATATCATTAAAAGATTACAATAAAATCAAAAAAGGAATGTCTTATAATGAAGTCACGAAAATTTTAACGGAACCTGATGATTATTCACATGCTAGTTCCAGTGACAAAAGTCAACTTCAAGCCATCTGGGTCAGTGGGTTAAAAACCAAAACTCGAGGAAGTCATATCTCATTGTTATTTGAAAACGATCAATTAATCGAAATGAGTCAAACAGGCTTAATTGATTAA
- the rpsA gene encoding 30S ribosomal protein S1 — translation MNEFEDLLNSVSEVNPGDVVTAEVLTVDNGQANVVIEGTGVEGVLTLRELTNERDADINDFVKAGDTVEVLVLRQVVGKDTDTVTFLVSKKRLEARKAWDKLIGREGEVVTVKGTRAVKGGLSVEFEGLRGFIPASMIDTRFVRNTEKFVGQEFDAKIKEVDAAENRFILSRREVIEETTAAARQEVFSKLSEGSVVTGTVARLTSFGAFIDLGGVDGLVHVTELSHERNVSPKSVVSVGDEVEVKVLSIDEEAGRVSLSLKATTPGPWDGVEQKLAQGDVVEGKVKRLTDFGAFVEVLPGIDGLVHISQISHKRVENPKDVLSVGQEVTVKVLEVNAADERVSLSIKALEERPAQAEGENNNNNNNSERQSRPRRPKREQKRDYELPETQTGFSMADLFGDIEL, via the coding sequence ATGAATGAATTTGAAGATTTGCTAAACAGTGTTAGCGAAGTCAACCCTGGTGATGTAGTCACTGCGGAAGTTTTAACAGTTGATAACGGTCAAGCAAACGTTGTTATCGAAGGTACTGGTGTTGAAGGTGTCTTAACACTTCGTGAATTGACTAATGAACGTGATGCTGATATTAACGATTTTGTTAAAGCTGGCGACACAGTTGAAGTACTTGTTCTTCGTCAAGTTGTAGGTAAAGATACAGATACTGTAACTTTCCTAGTATCTAAAAAACGTTTAGAAGCTCGCAAAGCATGGGACAAACTTATCGGTCGTGAAGGTGAAGTAGTTACTGTTAAAGGAACTCGCGCTGTCAAAGGTGGCCTTTCAGTTGAATTTGAAGGTTTACGTGGATTTATTCCAGCTTCAATGATTGACACTCGTTTTGTACGTAACACTGAAAAATTTGTTGGTCAAGAATTTGATGCTAAAATCAAAGAAGTTGATGCTGCTGAAAACCGTTTTATCTTATCACGTCGTGAAGTGATTGAAGAAACAACAGCTGCTGCTCGTCAAGAAGTTTTCTCAAAACTTTCTGAAGGTTCAGTTGTTACTGGTACAGTTGCTCGTTTAACAAGCTTTGGTGCCTTTATTGATCTTGGTGGTGTTGATGGACTTGTTCACGTGACTGAATTATCACATGAACGTAACGTTTCACCAAAATCAGTTGTTTCAGTTGGAGATGAAGTAGAAGTTAAAGTTCTTTCTATCGATGAAGAAGCAGGACGTGTATCACTTTCTCTTAAAGCTACAACACCTGGACCATGGGATGGGGTTGAACAAAAACTTGCTCAAGGCGATGTTGTAGAAGGTAAAGTTAAACGTTTAACTGACTTCGGTGCTTTCGTTGAAGTATTACCTGGAATTGATGGACTTGTTCACATTTCACAAATCTCACACAAACGCGTTGAAAATCCAAAAGATGTACTTTCTGTAGGTCAAGAAGTTACTGTTAAAGTTCTTGAAGTTAATGCTGCTGATGAACGTGTATCACTTTCAATCAAAGCTCTTGAAGAACGTCCAGCGCAAGCAGAAGGCGAAAACAATAATAACAATAACAACAGCGAACGTCAATCACGTCCACGTCGTCCAAAACGTGAACAAAAACGTGACTATGAATTACCAGAAACTCAAACTGGTTTCTCAATGGCTGACTTGTTCGGTGATATTGAATTATAA
- a CDS encoding DUF2969 domain-containing protein: protein MSKKDKKIEIQMIDHKVSLENNMIDGYHLQIGKRLVGEIAELDDKFVVVKNGSVESIFKSLEQAVENIIENYNLNN from the coding sequence ATGAGTAAAAAAGATAAAAAAATTGAAATTCAAATGATTGATCATAAAGTTTCACTCGAAAATAATATGATTGACGGCTATCATTTGCAAATTGGAAAACGCTTAGTTGGAGAAATTGCTGAGCTTGATGATAAGTTTGTCGTTGTTAAAAATGGAAGTGTTGAAAGCATCTTCAAAAGCTTGGAACAAGCAGTTGAAAATATCATTGAAAACTACAATTTGAATAACTAA